A DNA window from Helianthus annuus cultivar XRQ/B chromosome 15, HanXRQr2.0-SUNRISE, whole genome shotgun sequence contains the following coding sequences:
- the LOC110914179 gene encoding FK506-binding protein 5-like — protein MCVKKVESENKSLLKKIEAYQTEIDILKVKVAELEEEKAHRDEQNKYFELKNKELEAAKAMKEHELYMMNKVPENMLGKSIEQRFEEIEVEKLRAKCQAEIDAEMKYKGKMMCSESPVQNPRPISAVSAIFKEDVLLEDDDEEDKVDDADDVFSASSHSDDGNDDDDSQGGTGVKVTEASNEQNVDDYMHDDANEDHESAEGEGEQVDDQNVDTVEKLILRLEPEIEEGEIRHTYTMAEIIELTKIDDPDFKFDFEEELNAFDINQQPEYEYKYVDEADNYDRVEVEDCTDEDSVNEDTSEFPTLVEFFIQENIDELRRKVAEILKDKKFDCTTKDPQKEERKKWFRKDTERKFKRPLKFYKRDRDVPLGDIISWGFLPQVNAYAIRREYGVQYFERLYDIMSLPWWDVEELSKVRTLGYPIRKNDVPMWGLIKYELLKNFKH, from the exons ATGTGTGTTAAGAAAGTTGAATCTGAGAACAAGTCTTTGCTAAAGAAAATTGAAGCATATCAGACAGAAATTGATATTCTAAAAGTTAAAGTAGCAGAGTTAGAAGAAGAGAAAGCGCACAGAGACGAACAAAATAAGTACTTTGAATTGAAGAACAAAGAACTTGAAGCTGCCAAAGCAATGAAAGAACATGAGTTGTATATGATGAATAAAGTGCCTGAAAATATGCTCGGAAAGTCTATAGAACAGAGGTTTGAAGAGATAGAAGTTGAAAAGTTAAGAGCAAAATGTCAAGCTGAAATTGATGCTGAAATGAAGTATAAAGGAAAGATGATGTGTTCAGAATCTCCTGTTCAGAATCCTCGCCCGATATCTGCTGTGTCTGCTATCTTTAAGGAAGATGTGTTACTCGAAGAT gatgatgaggaagatAAAGTTGATGATGCAGATGATGTGTTCTCTGCAAGCAGTCATAGTGACGatggtaatgatgatgatgatagtcAGGGTGGTACTGGTGTCAAAGTTACTGAAGCGTCAAATGAACAGAATGTTGATGATTATATGCATGATGATGCGAATGAAGATCATGAGAGTGCTGAAGGTGAGGGGGAGCAAGTGGATGATCAAAATGTTGATACAGTTGAAAAGTTGATTTTACGTCTGGAGCCTGAAATAGAGGAAGGTGAAATTAGGCACACGTATACAATGGCTGAGATTATCGAGCTGACGAAAATTGATGATCCTGATTTTaagtttgattttgaagaagagTTGAATGCTTTCGATATCAACCAACAACCTGAGTATGAGTACAAGTATGTTGATGAGGCTGATAACTATGatagggttgaggttgaggattgtacTGATGAAGATAGTGTGAATGAAGATACTTCAGAATTTCCAACTCTTGTAGAGTTCTTCATTCAAGAGAACATAGATGAACTAAGGAGAAAGGTTGCTGAAATTCTGAAAGATAAGAAATTTGATTGTACGACAAAAGATCCacagaaggaagaaagaaagaagtGGTTCCGTAAAGATACTGAAAGGAAGTTCAAGCGTCCTTTGAAGTTTTACAAGAGAGATAGAGATGTTCCGCTTGGTGATATCATTAGCTGGGGATTTCTACCTCAAGTTAATGCATATGCTATTCGTAGAGAATACGGTGTGCAATACTTTGAACGTCTTTATGATATTATGTCCCTACCTTGGTGGGATGTAGAAGAGTTGTCAAAGGTTAGAACATTGGGCTACCCAATCAGAAAGAATGATGTGCCTATGTGGGGTTTGATAAAGTATGAATTGTTGAAAAACTTCAAGCACTAG